Genomic DNA from Candidatus Methylomirabilota bacterium:
ACGTAGGGATGGCCAAGAAGTTCATGCAGACGGTACTCGTGGCGGATGCCCTCTCCGAGCTCCAGCGATCGAACCTCACAACCTCTCTAAGGGAAATCTACTACCGCACAAAACACACGATTAAGGACTCGAACGAAAACACGTTCGACGGACAAAACGAATCAGATCCGGTCATTGAGGACCTTGAGGTCTCCCTGGAAGTCCTCCGGGAAGAGTTGCACGTCCGTGCCGACAATGGCGGAACCGTCGTGGGACCGCTGGTGTTGGTTGATGACGGCGACCAGGTGGACTGTACCAGGCTGGGAAAAGGCGGCTATTCGGTTCCCTCCATCGTCGAGCCGGAATATATCCAGATCAAGAGATGTAGCGCCGATTTCGTGCTCCTCGTTGAGAAGGGCACCCAGTGGAACCGCCTCTCCGAAGACAAGTTCTGGCGCAAGTACAACTGTATCCTCCTTACAGGAAACGGCCAGCCCCCGCGCGGTGTCAGGCGCCTGGCGCGGCGGCTGCACGACGAAAAAGGGCTCCCCGTCTATGTCCTTGTGGACAATGATCCCTGGGGCTACTACATATACTCGGTCATCAAGCAAGGATCGATCAATCTTGCTTTTGAAAGCCAGCGCATGGCCATTCCGAAAGCC
This window encodes:
- a CDS encoding DNA topoisomerase IV subunit A translates to MARKKQKINDAVAKKLIGVADVVITAAQRSKDPTLSIPVRALSNVKFNEKKRIIEMGKNRQLRSFFNVGMAKKFMQTVLVADALSELQRSNLTTSLREIYYRTKHTIKDSNENTFDGQNESDPVIEDLEVSLEVLREELHVRADNGGTVVGPLVLVDDGDQVDCTRLGKGGYSVPSIVEPEYIQIKRCSADFVLLVEKGTQWNRLSEDKFWRKYNCILLTGNGQPPRGVRRLARRLHDEKGLPVYVLVDNDPWGYYIYSVIKQGSINLAFESQRMAIPKAKFMGLSSADPEQYGLPRNVGIKLNDKDINRARELLNYPWFQKKDWQNEIKRMLSSGLKYELDSLANKDFQYLTKKYLPRKLKEQDWLD